In Sediminispirochaeta bajacaliforniensis DSM 16054, the DNA window AAACGGAGTTTTCGGTATCTTCGGCCACGGTTGCGTCGTCGGCCTCGGCGAGGCCCTTCAGGAGCCGAACCACGGCCTGAAATTCTACCAGGGACACAACGAGCAGGGGATGACCCATGCTGCAATCGCCTACGCAAAGCAGAACAACAGGCGAAAGATCATGGCTGTAACCAGTTCCATCGGCCCCGGTGCCCTCAATATGGTGACCGCCGCGGCCCTTGCCAGCGTCAACAGGATTCCCGTGCTTCTGATGCCCGGTGATGCTTTTGCCTGTCGTCAGCCCGATCCCGTCCTTCAGCAGGTGGAGCAGTTTCACGATTATACCGTCACGGCCAATGATGCCTTCAAAGCGGTCTGTCGCTATTGGGACCGTGTAAGCCGGCCCGAACAGCTTATGACTGCCCTTATGAACGCTTTCCGCGTCCTTACCGATCCGGCACAAACCGGGGCCGTTTGTCTGGCCTTGCCCCAGGATGTTCAGGCCGAGGCATGGGACTATCCGGAATCCTTCTTCCGCAAACGTGTTCATTATATAGAGCGGAGAACACTCTCTCCCGAAGCCCTTGATCGTGCGGCCAAGATTATCGCCGGTAAAAAGAAGCCTCTGGCGATCTGCGGCGGCGGTGTACGCTATTCGGAGGCTGGTAAGGCCCTGGCCGATTTCTGCAGCCGTTTGGGAATTCCCTTCGGGGAGACACAGGCCGGAAAATCGGCGGTGGTGTGGGACCACGAGATGAACCTCGGAGGTATCGGTGCAACCGGAGGGCTGGCGGCGAACCATCTTGCGCCCCAGGCAGACCTTATCATTGCCGTGGGGACCAGGCTTTCCGACTTTACCACTTCCAGTAAATGGATTTTTCAGAACCCCGATGCGGAATTCCTTTCTCTGAATGTTAACTCCTTTGATGCCCTGAAGATGGATGCCCATGCCTTTATCTGCGATGCCAGGGAAGGTTTGACCGCCCTGGAGGGTGCCTTGGTGAAAAAAGGCTACCATGCCGATTGGGGAAGTGCCGTTGCCGATGCGAAAGCGGCCTGGAAAACGGAAGTAGACAAGCTTTATGCCGCGGAGCTTCCCGGCAATAGTTATTCTCAGCTGCGTGCCCTCGGCCTCCTAAACGAGGAGCTCTTGGACGATGATGCGATCGTCGTTGGTGCCTCCGGCAGTCTGCCCGGCGACCTTCAGCGGGTATGGCGTCCCAAAAAGAGTGAAACCTATCACATGGAATACGGTTTCTCCTGCATGGGATATGAGGTTTCCGGCTCCTTCGGTGTGAAACTTGCAGCCCCCGAGAGGGAGGTTTACGCCATGACCGGTGATGGAAGCTTTGTTATGCTCCATTCTGAACTTCTGACATCCATCCAGGAAGGACAGAAGATCAATGTTCTGCTTTTTGACAACAACGGTTTCGGTTGTATCGATAACCTCCAGCGGAGCCAGGGAATCCCCAAGTTCGGCTGTGAGCTGAAATTCCGCAATCCGGAAACCGGACGGCTCGATGAAGGAGGCAAGCTCGTACCCGTCGATTATGCCAAGATCGCCGAGGGTTACGGCTGCAAGGTGTGGACGGTACATAATTCTGAAGAGCTCCGCAAGGCCATGAGCGAGGCGAAGAAGAGCACCGTTTCGACCCTTATCGATATCAAAGTCGATTTTGATTCGATGTCCGGTGACTATGAGAGTTGGTGGAGGGTCGGGACTCCCGAGGTTTCCCTGAAGCAGTCGGTCCTTGATGCCCATGACCGACTGATAAAAGAGATAGCCAAAGCACGGCAATTTTAGTGCCGATGCGATTATATGTATAAGGACGGTTGAGTATGGACAGCAAAAAAGTCCGGCTGGGGATTGCTCCCATCGCCTGGACAAACGATGACCTTCCGGAGTTAGGAGGTGAAAACACCTTCGAACAGTGTGTCAGTGAAATGGCCCTGGCAGGTTTTACCGGTTCGGAAGTGGGAAACAAGTATCCCAAAGATCCGGCTGTACTAAAAGAATACCTCGACATACGGGGAAT includes these proteins:
- the iolD gene encoding 3D-(3,5/4)-trihydroxycyclohexane-1,2-dione acylhydrolase (decyclizing), giving the protein MKTVRLTVGQAIVRFLDNQYISTDGKEEKYVNGVFGIFGHGCVVGLGEALQEPNHGLKFYQGHNEQGMTHAAIAYAKQNNRRKIMAVTSSIGPGALNMVTAAALASVNRIPVLLMPGDAFACRQPDPVLQQVEQFHDYTVTANDAFKAVCRYWDRVSRPEQLMTALMNAFRVLTDPAQTGAVCLALPQDVQAEAWDYPESFFRKRVHYIERRTLSPEALDRAAKIIAGKKKPLAICGGGVRYSEAGKALADFCSRLGIPFGETQAGKSAVVWDHEMNLGGIGATGGLAANHLAPQADLIIAVGTRLSDFTTSSKWIFQNPDAEFLSLNVNSFDALKMDAHAFICDAREGLTALEGALVKKGYHADWGSAVADAKAAWKTEVDKLYAAELPGNSYSQLRALGLLNEELLDDDAIVVGASGSLPGDLQRVWRPKKSETYHMEYGFSCMGYEVSGSFGVKLAAPEREVYAMTGDGSFVMLHSELLTSIQEGQKINVLLFDNNGFGCIDNLQRSQGIPKFGCELKFRNPETGRLDEGGKLVPVDYAKIAEGYGCKVWTVHNSEELRKAMSEAKKSTVSTLIDIKVDFDSMSGDYESWWRVGTPEVSLKQSVLDAHDRLIKEIAKARQF